In the genome of Macellibacteroides fermentans, one region contains:
- a CDS encoding head GIN domain-containing protein — MKTKVFFFSAIVTLLLATGCSMHVIQGDGNLVTEQVAIGDYSEIAVSGGHLDFTYQQVDSLPSLEITVDKNIKEVLEVKVEGSKLIIRPLRRGMNLRPTQFVIKSNSKELRKLDLAGSGKFIVAGPFRSNELEVDVAGSGDILLQDTAFVDKVKIDLAGSGKFNATYLTGTEVDGDIAGSGAINLAGKVKALVLDIAGSGEVNAFDCEINDLSSSIAGSGKVDATVMNSIKSSVAGSGKIRYKGTASQIESKNMGSGSVTKVD; from the coding sequence ATGAAAACAAAAGTATTTTTCTTTTCGGCGATTGTTACGCTGCTGCTTGCTACCGGATGTTCGATGCATGTTATTCAGGGAGATGGAAATCTGGTTACAGAACAGGTAGCGATTGGAGATTATTCCGAGATTGCCGTGAGTGGGGGGCATTTGGATTTTACTTACCAACAAGTGGATTCGTTACCATCGCTGGAAATAACGGTGGATAAGAATATAAAAGAGGTCCTTGAGGTGAAAGTTGAAGGAAGTAAGCTTATTATAAGACCGTTGCGCAGAGGAATGAATCTGCGTCCTACTCAGTTTGTGATCAAGAGTAATTCGAAAGAATTACGTAAGCTCGACCTGGCAGGAAGTGGCAAGTTTATAGTAGCAGGTCCTTTCAGATCCAATGAGCTGGAGGTGGATGTTGCCGGTAGCGGAGATATCCTGTTGCAAGATACTGCGTTTGTAGACAAGGTGAAGATTGATTTGGCCGGTAGTGGAAAGTTTAACGCCACATATCTGACAGGAACGGAAGTGGACGGTGATATTGCAGGTTCCGGAGCCATCAATCTTGCAGGTAAAGTAAAGGCTTTAGTGTTGGATATCGCCGGAAGTGGTGAGGTAAACGCCTTTGATTGTGAAATAAACGATCTGAGTTCCAGCATTGCCGGAAGTGGAAAGGTGGATGCTACTGTAATGAACAGTATCAAGTCGTCTGTAGCCGGAAGCGGTAAAATCCGCTATAAAGGCACAGCTTCACAAATTGAAAGTAAAAACATGGGGTCGGGAAGCGTTACAAAAGTAGATTAA
- a CDS encoding aspartate-semialdehyde dehydrogenase: MKVAIVGVSGAVGQEFLRVLDERNFPMDELILFGSSRSAGRVYTFKGKQYTVKELKHNDDFKGIDIAFVSAGGGTSIEFAETITKHGAVMIDNSSAFRMDADVPLVVPEVNPEDALNRPKGIIANPNCTTIQMVVALKAIEGISHIKKVHVSTYQAASGAGATAMAELIKQYEEILKGDKPTVEKFAYQLAYNLIPQVDVFTDNGYTKEEMKMYHETRKIMHSDIEVSATCVRVPVMRAHSESTWVETEKPISVEEAKEAFAKAEGIVLQDNPAAKEYPMPLFVADKEPVYVGRIRKDLTNPNGLTFWTVSDQIKKGAALNAVQIAEYLIKVKNVK; the protein is encoded by the coding sequence ATGAAAGTAGCAATTGTTGGTGTTAGCGGAGCAGTAGGACAAGAATTCCTACGTGTGCTAGACGAGAGAAACTTCCCGATGGATGAGCTGATCCTTTTTGGTTCATCCCGTAGTGCCGGACGTGTTTATACTTTTAAAGGTAAACAGTACACCGTGAAAGAGCTCAAGCATAACGACGACTTTAAAGGGATCGACATTGCTTTCGTTTCGGCAGGTGGAGGTACTTCCATTGAGTTTGCAGAAACCATTACCAAACATGGTGCGGTGATGATAGACAACTCAAGTGCTTTCCGTATGGACGCTGATGTTCCATTGGTGGTTCCCGAGGTGAATCCGGAGGATGCATTGAACCGCCCGAAGGGGATTATTGCCAACCCTAATTGTACGACCATTCAGATGGTTGTTGCATTAAAGGCAATCGAAGGTATTTCTCACATTAAGAAAGTACATGTTTCAACCTACCAGGCTGCCAGTGGAGCAGGAGCTACTGCCATGGCAGAGTTGATAAAACAATACGAAGAGATACTGAAGGGAGATAAACCTACAGTAGAAAAGTTTGCTTATCAGCTGGCTTATAACCTGATTCCTCAGGTGGATGTATTTACCGATAACGGTTATACAAAGGAAGAGATGAAGATGTACCACGAAACACGTAAAATCATGCACTCTGATATTGAAGTCAGCGCCACATGTGTTCGTGTTCCGGTAATGCGTGCTCATTCTGAATCTACCTGGGTGGAAACAGAAAAGCCCATCAGTGTGGAGGAAGCCAAGGAGGCATTTGCCAAAGCCGAAGGAATTGTTTTACAAGACAACCCTGCTGCAAAGGAATATCCAATGCCATTATTTGTAGCTGATAAGGAACCAGTTTATGTTGGTAGAATCCGCAAGGATCTGACTAATCCGAATGGTCTGACTTTCTGGACGGTAAGTGATCAAATTAAAAAGGGAGCAGCTTTAAATGCTGTTCAGATCGCAGAATACCTTATCAAAGTAAAAAATGTAAAATAA
- a CDS encoding Na/Pi cotransporter family protein has product MDYSFFDFLTLIGSLGLFLYGMKIMSEGLQKVAGDKLRSILSVMTTNRVTGILTGVLITALVQSSSATTVMVVSFVNAGLLSLAQSIGVIMGANVGTTVTAWIISLFGFKVDISIFALPLIGISIPLIFSGKSKRKSWGEFFLGFSFLFMGLSFLKSSVPDLQSNPQVLAFLQNYTSMGFPSLLIFLFLGTILTIIVQSSSATVAITLIMCTKGWIPFEMAAAMVLGENIGTTITANIAAISANVSAKRAALAHLMFNVFGVFWVLVVFYPFIQMISWIVTNFGPGDPNGITHFLSKLDPRTISLITSNMELTDPSLVALQKQLLSLQVSVSYGLSLFHTVFNILNVCIMVWFVKFYVYVCSAVIKPKNVAEEEEFQLRYIPSGMLSTSELSLMQAKKEIAVYGDRTYRMLGMVKELFYEKNEDKFLKIYSRIEKYESISDRMEVEIANYLTFVAEGRLSSESKEEIRIMLRAVTEIESIADSCNNLARAIKRRNEGKGEFTESLNHNMDQMFAIVDQALQQMNVILHKPEAVHDDINVSYNVENEINNYRNQLKIKNMEDVNNKAYDYQVGVYYMDMVAECEKLGDYVLNVVQAVIEKKI; this is encoded by the coding sequence ATGGATTATTCATTTTTTGATTTTCTGACCCTTATCGGATCATTAGGTTTATTCCTCTATGGAATGAAGATAATGAGTGAAGGGCTCCAGAAAGTCGCTGGGGATAAACTTCGTTCTATCCTGTCGGTAATGACAACCAATCGGGTTACAGGAATTCTTACAGGGGTATTAATTACTGCACTCGTTCAATCATCTAGTGCAACAACCGTTATGGTTGTAAGTTTTGTAAATGCAGGTCTGCTTTCGCTGGCCCAGTCCATCGGAGTAATCATGGGGGCAAATGTGGGAACAACCGTTACTGCATGGATTATTTCTCTGTTTGGATTTAAAGTAGATATCAGTATTTTTGCATTGCCCTTAATAGGGATAAGTATTCCTCTGATATTTTCAGGAAAAAGTAAACGAAAGTCCTGGGGGGAATTTTTTCTAGGCTTCTCTTTTCTTTTCATGGGACTCTCATTTCTAAAATCATCTGTCCCTGATCTCCAAAGTAACCCTCAGGTTCTTGCATTTTTACAGAATTATACATCAATGGGATTTCCTTCCCTACTTATCTTTCTTTTCCTTGGAACCATTTTAACAATCATTGTTCAGTCTTCCAGCGCAACAGTTGCAATTACTTTGATTATGTGCACCAAAGGATGGATTCCTTTTGAAATGGCCGCAGCAATGGTTTTGGGAGAGAATATTGGTACAACCATTACGGCAAATATTGCTGCTATTTCAGCCAATGTCTCTGCAAAACGTGCAGCATTAGCTCATTTGATGTTTAATGTGTTTGGTGTATTTTGGGTTTTAGTGGTTTTTTATCCATTCATCCAAATGATTTCTTGGATAGTGACTAATTTCGGACCAGGAGATCCAAATGGAATTACCCACTTCCTAAGTAAATTAGATCCACGTACAATATCGCTGATTACTTCCAATATGGAGCTTACAGATCCATCATTGGTAGCTTTACAAAAACAACTATTATCCTTACAAGTTTCTGTATCGTACGGATTATCCCTGTTTCATACGGTATTCAACATCCTCAATGTATGTATTATGGTATGGTTTGTCAAATTCTATGTTTACGTTTGTTCGGCAGTTATCAAGCCCAAAAACGTAGCCGAAGAAGAAGAATTCCAGCTTCGGTATATCCCTTCGGGAATGCTTTCCACATCTGAGTTATCGTTGATGCAGGCAAAGAAGGAGATAGCCGTTTATGGAGACCGGACCTATCGTATGCTTGGCATGGTGAAAGAGTTGTTCTATGAGAAAAACGAAGATAAGTTTCTTAAAATTTACAGCCGGATTGAAAAGTATGAAAGCATAAGCGACCGGATGGAAGTTGAAATAGCAAATTATCTTACCTTTGTGGCGGAAGGTCGTTTAAGTTCCGAAAGCAAGGAGGAGATCCGTATCATGCTTCGGGCTGTTACGGAGATTGAAAGTATAGCCGACTCGTGCAATAACCTGGCCCGTGCCATCAAACGACGCAATGAAGGGAAAGGCGAGTTCACCGAATCGTTGAACCATAATATGGACCAGATGTTTGCGATAGTAGATCAGGCTTTACAACAAATGAATGTGATCTTACATAAACCGGAAGCAGTTCATGATGACATCAATGTCTCTTATAACGTAGAGAATGAAATCAACAATTACCGGAACCAGCTTAAGATCAAGAATATGGAAGATGTTAACAACAAAGCCTATGATTACCAGGTTGGGGTATACTATATGGATATGGTAGCCGAATGTGAAAAACTGGGTGATTATGTTCTTAATGTTGTTCAGGCAGTTATAGAAAAGAAAATTTAA
- a CDS encoding beta-galactosidase: protein MIRVFCIVISLCISWGLIARDKKEFFPKKNLTTVGAYYYPEHWDESQWDRDLRKMSEMGFEFTHFAEFAWAQLEPEEGKYDFAWLDKAIAIAAKHNLKVILCTSTATPPVWLTRKHPEILIKNENGTTVDHGARQHASFSSTFYRQYSLKMIAELAKRYGKDSRIMGWQLDNEPGVRQDYNTDALLRFRSFLRNKYNNQILELNKAWGTAFWSQIYSSFDQINFPLPSNWGQNPHQMLDYRRFTAYESASFLDEQAAEIRKYSTPEQWITSNYIPDYWAGHIGKSKLFDFYSYTRYIVSGGLGIGQKGYRIGDPMLIPFANDYFRPIGGMYGVMELQPGQVNWGTVNPQPYPGAVRLWLWSVFAGGSDFTCTYRFRQPIYGDEQYHAGIVGTDGVTPSRGGLEYQQFITDIAKLRKLYNPKAQLPAEYTKRKTAILHNVDNTWSMSKQKQTVEWNTDNHIQKYYKPLKSFGAPVDVVNEEADWNKYPVLIAPAYQLVDDQLIEKWTNYAKQGGHLVLSCRSGQKDRFDRLFEMPFGGKMVNLIGAKMDFFDLLVPSDPGTVQMNEKNYPWVSWGEVFTPDSQTEVWGTYVNDFYAGKAAVLHRKLGKGSVTYIGVDSSDGSLEKDVLKRVYALNGTSLMDLPQGVWMEYRDGFGIAVNYGPEAFDFPLNNKARIVIGEKKIPLAGVLVWEE, encoded by the coding sequence ATGATCAGAGTATTTTGTATTGTTATTTCGCTATGTATTTCCTGGGGATTGATTGCCCGGGATAAAAAAGAGTTTTTCCCAAAAAAGAATCTGACTACCGTTGGAGCCTACTATTATCCGGAACATTGGGATGAGAGTCAATGGGACCGCGATCTAAGGAAAATGTCCGAAATGGGATTTGAGTTTACCCATTTTGCCGAATTTGCATGGGCACAGCTCGAGCCCGAAGAAGGGAAGTACGATTTTGCATGGTTGGATAAGGCTATAGCTATCGCCGCTAAGCACAACCTGAAAGTTATATTGTGTACCTCCACCGCAACTCCACCGGTATGGTTGACACGTAAACATCCGGAAATCCTGATAAAGAATGAAAACGGAACGACGGTGGACCATGGGGCCCGTCAGCACGCCTCATTTTCAAGCACCTTCTACCGCCAGTATTCGCTTAAGATGATTGCTGAACTGGCTAAAAGGTATGGTAAAGACAGCCGGATAATGGGGTGGCAGCTTGACAATGAACCGGGTGTTCGTCAGGACTATAACACCGATGCGCTATTACGTTTCCGATCATTTTTACGGAATAAATACAACAACCAAATCCTAGAGCTCAACAAGGCGTGGGGAACAGCTTTCTGGAGTCAGATTTACAGTTCATTTGATCAGATTAATTTCCCACTTCCGTCAAATTGGGGACAAAATCCCCATCAAATGCTGGACTATAGAAGGTTTACCGCCTACGAATCGGCCTCTTTCCTTGATGAACAAGCTGCTGAAATCCGTAAATATAGTACTCCTGAACAATGGATCACCTCTAACTATATTCCGGATTATTGGGCTGGACACATAGGAAAATCCAAGTTGTTCGACTTTTACAGCTACACACGCTACATCGTTTCAGGGGGACTCGGAATCGGACAAAAGGGGTACCGTATTGGGGATCCGATGCTAATTCCCTTTGCCAACGACTACTTCCGTCCGATTGGTGGTATGTACGGTGTAATGGAACTTCAACCGGGTCAGGTAAACTGGGGTACAGTTAATCCGCAACCTTATCCGGGTGCTGTCCGATTGTGGTTATGGTCAGTTTTTGCCGGAGGAAGCGATTTTACGTGTACCTATCGTTTTCGCCAGCCAATCTATGGCGACGAACAGTATCATGCAGGAATTGTTGGGACTGATGGTGTCACACCTTCAAGAGGAGGATTGGAGTATCAGCAATTTATTACGGACATAGCCAAGCTTCGGAAACTATATAATCCCAAAGCTCAACTTCCGGCAGAATATACCAAACGAAAAACCGCTATCCTGCATAATGTAGACAACACATGGAGTATGAGTAAACAAAAACAAACCGTCGAATGGAATACCGATAACCATATTCAGAAATACTATAAGCCATTAAAGAGCTTCGGCGCTCCGGTAGATGTGGTTAATGAAGAAGCCGACTGGAACAAATATCCGGTACTTATCGCCCCGGCTTATCAATTGGTAGACGATCAGCTGATCGAGAAGTGGACAAATTATGCCAAACAGGGCGGACATTTGGTATTGTCTTGCCGTAGTGGACAGAAAGACCGCTTCGACCGCTTGTTTGAAATGCCATTTGGCGGAAAGATGGTCAATCTGATCGGGGCAAAAATGGATTTCTTCGACTTGCTTGTACCTTCAGATCCAGGTACTGTACAAATGAATGAAAAGAACTACCCTTGGGTTAGCTGGGGAGAAGTGTTTACTCCCGATAGTCAAACCGAGGTATGGGGTACCTATGTGAACGATTTCTATGCAGGCAAAGCAGCAGTACTGCATCGCAAGTTAGGCAAAGGAAGTGTAACTTACATCGGAGTAGACAGCAGCGACGGATCTTTGGAAAAGGATGTCCTTAAACGCGTCTATGCTTTAAACGGGACTTCATTGATGGACCTGCCTCAGGGAGTATGGATGGAATACCGCGATGGATTCGGTATTGCTGTCAATTACGGACCCGAAGCATTCGATTTCCCTCTTAACAACAAAGCACGAATCGTGATTGGGGAAAAGAAGATTCCTCTTGCCGGAGTTTTAGTCTGGGAAGAATAA
- a CDS encoding nucleoside kinase, whose translation MTETITIYCKNNNVYKDVPLGATLLDIYTAVGSPLKNRPMNARVNNKVEGLTFRCYYPKDVEFIDYTQLSGQRTYVRSLCFVFSKAVHDVLPTATLNLEHPVSKGYFCKIHNGKSIDHQTIEKIRTRMREIIDADIPFRFKNTRTSDAVKLFHERGLFDKELLVETTGMPYTMYYDLDGYINYFYGCLTPSTGYIQLFDIVPYFDGVLLRIPRRSDPQELEPVIKQDKMFQAYKEHLTLLDTVGLNNVGDLNKAIRKGMTPEIIMVSEAMQEKSVAKIAEEIACRFRDNGVRMVLISGPSSSGKTTFCKRLQIQLITNLIHPVSISLDDYFLDREHTPKDEKGEYDFESLYALDLPYFNSDLQKAINGEEIALPTFSFETGSRIYKGNKLKMGPNSILIIEGIHALNPELTSILDDHYKYKVYVSALTSISLDNHNWIPTTDNRLLRRIVRDYRFRGYSAKDTIARWESVRKGEDKWIFPYQENADAMFNSAMLYELAALRKYAEPILMEVLEIEEENAEAYRLLRFLRYFNYIHETELPPTSLLREFLGGSSFSY comes from the coding sequence ATGACAGAAACCATCACAATTTACTGTAAGAATAACAACGTATATAAAGATGTACCCCTGGGAGCCACCCTGCTGGATATTTATACTGCAGTGGGATCACCGCTTAAGAACCGGCCCATGAATGCCCGGGTAAACAATAAAGTGGAAGGACTTACATTTCGTTGTTATTACCCTAAGGATGTGGAATTTATCGATTATACACAATTGTCTGGTCAGCGTACCTACGTCCGTTCCCTCTGCTTTGTTTTTTCCAAAGCAGTTCACGATGTATTGCCTACGGCTACGCTCAATTTGGAGCACCCCGTTTCCAAAGGGTATTTTTGCAAGATACATAATGGGAAATCAATAGATCATCAGACCATCGAAAAGATCCGTACACGCATGCGTGAGATTATCGATGCCGACATACCTTTTCGCTTTAAGAACACCCGAACATCCGATGCAGTCAAGCTCTTTCATGAACGGGGTTTGTTCGATAAAGAGCTGCTTGTGGAAACAACCGGGATGCCCTATACAATGTATTACGACCTGGATGGCTATATCAATTATTTTTATGGTTGTCTAACACCTTCTACCGGATATATCCAACTGTTTGACATTGTTCCCTATTTCGATGGCGTTTTGCTTCGAATACCCCGTAGGTCCGACCCTCAGGAGCTTGAACCTGTAATTAAGCAGGATAAGATGTTTCAAGCTTATAAGGAGCATCTCACGCTGCTGGATACGGTGGGGCTGAATAATGTTGGCGATCTGAACAAGGCGATACGAAAAGGGATGACTCCCGAAATTATTATGGTTTCGGAAGCCATGCAGGAAAAATCTGTAGCCAAAATAGCAGAGGAAATAGCCTGCCGTTTCCGCGACAATGGGGTGCGGATGGTCCTTATCTCGGGTCCTTCTTCTTCTGGAAAAACCACCTTTTGTAAACGTCTGCAGATTCAATTGATCACCAACCTTATTCATCCGGTGAGTATTTCGCTGGACGATTATTTTCTGGACAGAGAGCATACACCTAAAGATGAAAAGGGTGAATATGATTTTGAGTCGCTTTATGCACTGGACCTTCCTTATTTTAATAGTGATCTGCAAAAGGCCATCAACGGTGAGGAAATTGCATTGCCAACATTTAGCTTTGAAACAGGTTCCCGAATTTACAAAGGCAACAAATTGAAAATGGGACCGAATTCTATTCTCATAATTGAAGGTATTCATGCGTTGAATCCGGAGCTCACCTCAATTTTAGATGATCACTATAAGTATAAGGTATACGTATCTGCGCTTACCTCAATTTCGCTGGATAATCATAACTGGATTCCAACAACTGATAACCGGTTGTTGCGAAGGATCGTACGTGATTATCGTTTCAGAGGCTATTCGGCCAAAGACACGATCGCAAGGTGGGAGAGTGTGCGAAAAGGCGAAGATAAGTGGATTTTTCCCTATCAGGAGAATGCCGATGCCATGTTTAACAGTGCTATGTTGTATGAACTGGCAGCCTTGCGTAAATATGCTGAGCCCATTTTGATGGAAGTGCTCGAAATAGAAGAAGAGAATGCAGAGGCTTACCGTTTGCTACGCTTCTTACGTTATTTCAATTACATTCATGAAACTGAACTTCCTCCTACATCCCTTTTACGGGAGTTCTTAGGCGGAAGCAGCTTCAGTTACTGA
- a CDS encoding lamin tail domain-containing protein, whose protein sequence is MKHIFLFLLCFLSFLTKSQTSDTFSSSYITATNAWTGDTASFYVTTDGWLQLDDLYEQGNASLQLPVNYNKNMEWELDVQLYFNSSNANNVRLYVLSSGENIDPDETHYYVQVGHNDDNISLYSVKGTATAKRLIKGRLGLLDKEDVEVNVKLRLENGTHWKLYSRLSDETSYRLEGDTILKQVVIPPSGTFKINCRYSKTRSYHFAFDNLLITGDSIDMADTMPPCITAIEAISDSILRFTFDEPIESSAASCSIDEMGPVSIKTVSANANQLLVVTPDTMINGKDYTLCWENLTDLSGNVLVDNCFQFTFSLEEIPPAPDNPEIGNPNEEDHRVTFSVKPFDIVFNEILPDPHTGGSEYIELYNRSGGDLRADSLSIAIRKIDGSLATIYPLSGLEVTIVKDSYLVLTKDKEGVLMHYDTPTPELIRSVKLPTLANTSSTVVLLNHHTKEVIDEISYSHKWHNAFVSDSKGFALERIDPESTTQDQRNWATAAAEAGHGTPGFQNTQYGVIKDGPQTSIEIPVFSPDNNCWNLAYHTDQSGYSCRIMVFDPAGRQVAILKNHELIGQKGSLFWDGKGNGGKKLSAGLYILYAEIYHPSGVIYRSKKAFSYF, encoded by the coding sequence ATGAAACATATTTTTCTTTTTTTACTCTGTTTCCTTTCTTTTTTAACAAAATCGCAGACTTCAGACACTTTTTCGTCGTCATATATCACTGCAACCAATGCATGGACAGGTGATACAGCGTCATTTTATGTTACAACCGATGGATGGCTACAACTTGACGATTTGTATGAACAGGGAAATGCTTCACTGCAATTGCCTGTCAATTATAATAAAAACATGGAATGGGAACTAGATGTTCAACTTTATTTTAATTCATCCAATGCCAATAATGTACGTCTCTATGTTCTCTCGTCGGGCGAAAATATAGATCCGGATGAAACGCATTATTATGTTCAGGTAGGTCACAACGACGATAATATATCTTTATACAGCGTAAAAGGGACGGCAACAGCCAAACGACTCATCAAAGGTCGATTGGGACTGCTGGACAAGGAAGATGTTGAAGTGAATGTAAAGCTAAGATTAGAAAACGGAACACACTGGAAATTATATAGCCGCCTTTCGGACGAAACGTCCTATCGCCTCGAAGGAGATACCATCCTGAAACAAGTAGTGATTCCTCCATCAGGTACTTTCAAGATAAATTGCCGTTACAGCAAAACCCGCAGTTATCATTTTGCTTTCGACAATCTGTTAATTACCGGCGATTCAATTGATATGGCCGACACCATGCCTCCCTGTATCACTGCAATAGAAGCCATATCCGATTCGATTCTGCGATTTACCTTCGACGAACCTATAGAATCATCTGCGGCTTCCTGCTCTATAGATGAAATGGGACCGGTATCAATCAAGACTGTATCGGCAAACGCAAATCAACTGCTTGTTGTAACTCCCGACACTATGATAAATGGGAAAGATTATACGTTGTGCTGGGAAAATCTGACTGATTTGTCGGGAAACGTGTTGGTCGACAACTGCTTTCAGTTCACCTTCTCATTGGAAGAAATACCTCCTGCCCCCGACAATCCCGAGATCGGCAACCCAAATGAAGAAGATCACAGAGTTACATTCAGTGTAAAACCATTTGACATTGTATTCAACGAAATTCTGCCCGATCCGCATACCGGAGGAAGTGAGTACATCGAGTTGTATAATCGCAGCGGAGGAGATCTTAGAGCAGACAGCCTGTCCATTGCCATCCGTAAGATTGATGGAAGCCTGGCTACTATTTATCCGCTATCCGGGTTAGAGGTTACAATCGTAAAGGATTCATATCTGGTTTTAACGAAAGACAAGGAGGGTGTTCTCATGCATTACGATACCCCTACTCCGGAATTGATCCGGTCTGTAAAACTTCCGACCCTGGCTAATACCTCTTCCACAGTAGTATTGTTGAATCATCACACCAAAGAGGTTATTGATGAAATCTCCTACAGTCACAAATGGCACAACGCCTTTGTGTCAGACAGTAAAGGTTTTGCATTGGAAAGGATAGATCCGGAATCGACCACTCAAGACCAGCGCAACTGGGCAACAGCAGCGGCAGAAGCCGGTCATGGAACCCCAGGATTCCAAAATACTCAATATGGAGTAATAAAAGACGGTCCTCAAACCAGTATTGAAATTCCGGTATTCTCGCCAGATAATAATTGTTGGAATCTAGCTTACCATACAGATCAATCGGGTTACAGTTGTAGAATCATGGTATTTGATCCAGCCGGAAGACAAGTGGCAATCCTGAAAAACCACGAGTTAATCGGCCAAAAAGGTTCTCTCTTTTGGGATGGAAAAGGAAACGGCGGAAAAAAACTTTCCGCCGGCCTGTATATTCTGTATGCAGAGATTTATCACCCTTCGGGAGTAATCTACCGCTCTAAGAAAGCATTCTCGTACTTCTGA
- a CDS encoding NAD-dependent epimerase/dehydratase family protein has product MKVLITGASGFIGGFLVEEALRRGYETWAGIRASSNRKRLQDSRIRFIDLPYDDPAKLTEQLTEHVRLHGAWDYIIHNAGLIKTLKKENFYKVNAEQTRIFLQSLQASGCSPKKFILMSSLSSFGPGDEKTFTPIKQTDPQRPNTVYGKSKMLAEKYVREQTGFPYVILYPTGVYGPGERDYFMEIQSIQSGIDMAAGFTPQQITFIYVKDLARVAFLAIENEKALNKAYFVADGDVHTDESFARMIQDILGKKWVLRGRLPLGVVKIACWCSEMIGKIIGKEMTLNTDKYIILKQRNWICDITPLQDDLNFKASYPLRKGLEESIDWYRKEGWLKH; this is encoded by the coding sequence ATGAAAGTATTAATAACAGGAGCTAGTGGTTTTATTGGCGGATTTCTGGTGGAAGAAGCACTACGCAGAGGATACGAAACCTGGGCAGGCATCCGTGCCTCCAGTAACAGGAAGCGATTACAGGACAGCCGTATCCGGTTTATCGATTTACCGTACGACGACCCCGCAAAGCTGACGGAACAACTTACCGAACACGTCCGCCTGCATGGAGCCTGGGATTATATTATTCACAATGCAGGATTAATCAAAACATTGAAAAAAGAAAATTTCTACAAGGTTAATGCCGAGCAGACCCGGATCTTTCTGCAATCCCTTCAAGCATCGGGATGTTCTCCCAAAAAGTTTATTCTGATGAGCAGTCTCAGTAGTTTTGGACCGGGCGACGAAAAAACGTTCACGCCAATCAAACAGACCGATCCGCAAAGGCCCAATACAGTCTATGGAAAAAGTAAAATGCTGGCAGAAAAGTATGTTCGCGAACAGACCGGGTTTCCATACGTGATACTTTATCCTACAGGAGTATACGGACCGGGCGAACGAGACTATTTCATGGAGATACAAAGTATCCAATCCGGAATAGATATGGCCGCCGGATTTACTCCGCAGCAAATCACCTTCATCTATGTAAAAGACCTGGCCCGGGTTGCATTTCTGGCCATTGAAAACGAAAAGGCGCTAAACAAAGCCTATTTTGTGGCCGACGGCGATGTACATACCGACGAGTCTTTTGCCCGCATGATTCAGGATATTCTGGGCAAAAAATGGGTATTACGCGGACGGCTTCCTCTTGGCGTCGTTAAAATAGCCTGCTGGTGCTCGGAGATGATTGGCAAAATCATCGGTAAGGAGATGACGCTCAACACCGATAAATACATCATCCTGAAGCAGCGTAACTGGATTTGTGATATTACGCCACTGCAGGATGACTTGAACTTCAAAGCCTCTTATCCTTTACGAAAAGGGTTGGAAGAGAGCATTGACTGGTATCGTAAGGAGGGTTGGTTAAAACATTAA